In Gordonia iterans, the following proteins share a genomic window:
- the serS gene encoding serine--tRNA ligase yields MIDLKIVRENPDLVRDSQRARGEDPALVDRLLDADAARRAAIVEADALRAEQKGLGKQVGKAAGDEKSALLSRAKELSDLVKAAVSRQNDAEQTSAEAHRAISNIVSAQTPPGGEDDYVVLEHVGTPREIAEPKDHLELGESLGLIDMGRGAKVSGSRFYFLTGQGAMLQLGLLNMAAAKATAAGFTMMIPPVLVRPEVMGGTGFLGAHAAEVYHLEEDDAYLVGTSEVPLAGYHADEILDLSDGPKRYAGWSTCFRREAGSYGKDTRGIIRVHQFDKVEGFVYCRPEDAEAEHQRLLDFEKSMLAAIDVPYRVIDVAAGDLGSSASRKFDCEAWIPTQNTYRELTSTSNCTTFQARRLATRYRDENGKAQIAATLNGTLATTRWLVAILENHQQPDGSVVIPNELATFTGFQVIEPR; encoded by the coding sequence GTGATTGACCTGAAGATTGTGCGGGAGAACCCCGATCTGGTCCGGGACAGCCAGCGCGCTCGCGGAGAGGACCCGGCCCTGGTCGACCGGCTGCTCGACGCCGATGCCGCGCGCCGCGCCGCCATCGTCGAAGCCGACGCGCTGCGGGCGGAGCAGAAGGGCCTCGGCAAGCAGGTCGGCAAGGCCGCCGGGGACGAGAAATCCGCGTTACTGAGCCGCGCGAAGGAGCTGTCCGACCTGGTCAAGGCGGCGGTATCCCGGCAGAACGACGCCGAGCAGACTTCGGCCGAGGCGCATCGCGCGATCTCGAACATCGTCTCCGCGCAGACCCCACCCGGCGGCGAGGACGATTACGTGGTGCTCGAGCACGTCGGCACCCCGCGCGAGATCGCCGAACCGAAGGACCACCTGGAGCTCGGTGAGAGCCTGGGCCTGATCGACATGGGACGCGGCGCCAAGGTGTCCGGTTCGCGCTTCTACTTCCTCACCGGTCAGGGCGCCATGCTGCAGCTCGGACTGCTGAACATGGCGGCAGCCAAAGCCACCGCGGCCGGCTTCACGATGATGATCCCGCCCGTACTGGTGCGTCCCGAGGTGATGGGCGGCACCGGATTCCTCGGTGCCCACGCCGCCGAGGTCTATCACCTGGAAGAAGACGACGCCTACCTCGTCGGGACCTCCGAGGTGCCGCTCGCCGGTTACCACGCCGACGAGATCCTGGACCTCTCGGACGGCCCCAAGCGCTACGCCGGCTGGTCGACGTGCTTCCGCCGCGAGGCCGGCTCGTACGGCAAAGACACCCGGGGCATCATCCGCGTGCATCAGTTCGACAAGGTCGAGGGCTTCGTCTACTGCCGTCCCGAAGACGCCGAAGCCGAGCATCAGCGGCTGCTCGACTTCGAGAAGTCGATGCTGGCCGCCATCGACGTGCCGTACCGGGTGATCGACGTCGCCGCCGGCGACCTGGGCAGCTCGGCGTCGCGCAAGTTCGACTGCGAGGCCTGGATCCCGACGCAGAACACGTACCGCGAGCTGACCTCGACGTCGAACTGCACCACCTTCCAGGCACGACGACTCGCCACCCGCTACCGCGACGAGAACGGCAAGGCGCAGATCGCCGCGACGCTCAACGGCACCCTCGCGACCACCCGCTGGCTGGTGGCGATCCTGGAGAACCACCAGCAGCCCGACGGCTCCGTGGTGATCCCCAACGAGCTCGCGACCTTCACCGGGTTCCAGGTCATCGAGCCGCGCTGA